A genomic region of Desulfatirhabdium butyrativorans DSM 18734 contains the following coding sequences:
- a CDS encoding CoA transferase subunit A, producing MPPSKLLSLSEAVQRFVPDGSAVALGLSLETAIPFAFGHEVIRQNKRNLTLIGPISDILFDQLIGAGCAEKVRAAWVGNVITGIGYNYQRAAESRSITVEHHSNFTISLALKAAAMGVTFLPSLTALGSDILNENPSITTMSCPFTGKRLSAVAAIRPDVAVVQVQRSDTSGNAHVWGCLGITREACMAAEKVLLLAEEIVSSDMIFRDPNRVLVPGFRVSAVAHVPWGAHPSPMPGYYNRDHEEFLRYKNRSKRPEDFEAWLKSDVHGVPDRDVYMRRCIGEERMQALAIRNHSIAEGVDYGY from the coding sequence ATGCCCCCTTCGAAACTGCTTTCCTTGTCCGAGGCGGTACAGCGATTCGTTCCGGACGGCTCGGCCGTCGCCCTGGGCCTATCGCTGGAAACCGCCATCCCCTTTGCATTCGGCCATGAAGTCATCCGGCAGAACAAACGGAATCTGACCCTGATCGGCCCCATTTCCGACATTCTCTTCGATCAGTTGATCGGCGCAGGCTGTGCCGAAAAGGTTCGTGCGGCCTGGGTCGGAAACGTCATCACCGGCATCGGCTACAACTACCAGCGGGCGGCCGAAAGCCGTTCCATCACTGTCGAACACCATTCCAACTTCACCATTTCCCTGGCCCTGAAGGCCGCAGCCATGGGTGTCACCTTCCTGCCTTCGCTGACGGCTCTGGGAAGCGACATTCTGAACGAAAATCCCTCGATCACGACCATGAGCTGCCCATTTACGGGAAAACGCCTGTCCGCCGTGGCAGCCATCCGGCCCGATGTGGCCGTCGTTCAGGTGCAGCGAAGCGATACATCCGGTAACGCCCATGTGTGGGGGTGCCTCGGTATCACCCGGGAAGCCTGCATGGCTGCCGAAAAGGTGCTGCTGCTGGCCGAGGAAATCGTTTCCTCCGATATGATTTTCCGGGACCCGAACCGGGTGCTTGTTCCCGGTTTTCGCGTTTCCGCAGTCGCCCACGTGCCTTGGGGGGCCCACCCCTCTCCCATGCCTGGATATTACAACCGGGACCACGAAGAATTCCTGCGGTACAAGAACCGCAGCAAAAGGCCGGAAGATTTCGAAGCCTGGCTGAAGTCCGATGTCCATGGGGTGCCGGATCGGGATGTCTACATGCGAAGGTGTATCGGAGAAGAACGCATGCAGGCATTGGCAATTCGCAACCACAGCATTGCAGAGGGGGTGGATTATGGCTATTGA
- a CDS encoding FmdE family protein — translation MQVSPHNDSAVQKIGKYSYDEFVSVVQSFHGYAAPGVLMGGFMVQMAMERMPEGVLYDAVSETTNCLPDAIQLLTPCTIGNGWMRVLNLGRYALCLYDKTNGNGVRVYVDSRKTVHYPAVHTWFLKLKPKREQDTDLLLSQIREAGFGIYGIEPVTLREHLLQRRHKGAIAICSICGEAYPADHGRICRVCQGQNPYIELPHGIPTPELKAVSVEEAIGKPIVHDMTEIIPGKSKGPAFQKGHVLDAGDLCRLHQMGKEQVYVTDETAIGSGWVHENEAALAFAKAMSGERIGRSDPPREGKINLFAAEDGLLVVADDILERFNRIEGVMCASRKSYSVLQKGQVFAGTRAIPLYLPRTTFERAMQVLDEKPIFSIHPMRQAKVGILVTGTEVFRGLVEDKFIPIIRAKVEAYGCSVVRTDIVPDDRNAISEGIQAILQAGADLLVTTAGLSVDPDDVTRQGLLDAGASGMLYGSAILPGAMTLLARIGNVQVIGVPACALYFKITSFDLLLPRLLANVPIQREHLAKMGHGAFCMECKTCTFPKCPFGK, via the coding sequence ATGCAGGTATCTCCACACAACGATTCGGCGGTACAGAAGATCGGAAAATATTCCTATGATGAATTCGTTTCCGTGGTTCAGTCTTTTCATGGATATGCGGCGCCAGGCGTGCTGATGGGCGGTTTCATGGTGCAGATGGCCATGGAGCGGATGCCGGAAGGTGTGCTCTACGATGCCGTCAGTGAAACAACCAATTGCCTTCCGGATGCCATTCAACTGCTCACGCCCTGTACCATTGGAAACGGGTGGATGCGCGTGCTCAATCTCGGGCGATATGCCTTGTGCCTTTATGACAAAACAAACGGTAACGGTGTCCGGGTCTACGTGGATTCGCGGAAAACGGTGCACTATCCGGCCGTTCACACCTGGTTTCTCAAATTGAAACCCAAGCGGGAACAGGATACCGATTTGCTGCTTTCCCAGATTCGCGAAGCCGGTTTCGGCATTTACGGGATCGAACCGGTTACCCTCCGCGAGCATCTGCTGCAGCGTCGGCACAAAGGCGCCATAGCGATATGCTCCATCTGCGGGGAAGCCTATCCGGCAGATCACGGACGCATCTGCCGGGTCTGCCAGGGGCAGAACCCGTACATCGAGCTCCCGCATGGGATCCCGACCCCGGAGCTGAAAGCCGTGTCTGTGGAGGAGGCCATCGGGAAGCCCATCGTTCACGACATGACCGAAATCATCCCGGGCAAGAGCAAAGGCCCGGCTTTCCAGAAGGGCCATGTACTGGATGCCGGAGACCTGTGCCGGTTGCACCAGATGGGTAAAGAACAGGTCTATGTCACAGACGAAACGGCGATCGGTTCAGGCTGGGTGCATGAAAACGAGGCTGCGCTGGCCTTTGCGAAGGCCATGAGTGGAGAGCGTATCGGGCGCAGTGATCCGCCCCGGGAAGGCAAGATCAATTTGTTTGCAGCCGAAGATGGCCTGCTGGTGGTAGCCGATGACATTCTCGAGCGGTTCAACCGCATCGAAGGGGTGATGTGCGCCAGCCGGAAAAGCTACAGCGTTCTCCAGAAAGGACAGGTCTTCGCCGGAACCCGGGCCATCCCCTTGTATTTGCCCAGAACCACCTTCGAGCGGGCCATGCAGGTCCTGGATGAGAAACCGATCTTTTCCATCCATCCGATGCGGCAGGCCAAAGTCGGCATTCTGGTCACGGGAACCGAGGTATTCCGGGGGTTGGTCGAAGACAAATTCATCCCGATCATTCGAGCCAAAGTCGAAGCATACGGCTGTTCGGTCGTCCGTACCGATATCGTTCCGGATGATCGAAACGCCATATCCGAAGGCATTCAAGCCATCCTTCAGGCAGGCGCCGATCTGCTGGTTACTACGGCCGGTCTGTCGGTCGATCCGGACGATGTCACCCGGCAGGGACTTCTCGATGCCGGGGCCTCCGGCATGCTCTATGGATCGGCCATTCTGCCCGGCGCGATGACCCTGCTGGCCCGCATCGGAAACGTCCAGGTCATCGGTGTGCCCGCATGCGCCCTCTACTTCAAGATCACGAGTTTCGATCTTCTGCTGCCGAGGCTTTTGGCCAATGTTCCCATCCAGCGGGAGCACCTGGCCAAGATGGGCCACGGCGCCTTCTGCATGGAGTGCAAGACCTGCACGTTCCCGAAGTGCCCGTTCGGAAAATGA
- the phnD gene encoding phosphate/phosphite/phosphonate ABC transporter substrate-binding protein: protein MQHTQPFLSHCRLRFLVMMAICLLPTCFLSCSRDADYKKVDFTQKTDNEKKDSTPVREPLRVAVAAMISPKETFIYYREIIDYIGAKLNRETLLVQRKTYGEVNGLLARNGIDLAFICSGPYVMGSDTAGFSAIATPVIHGKPMYQSYLIVHKDSPYQTIEDLKGKTFAFTDPDSNSGSLVPRYWLKQLGTRPEDFFHSITYTYSHDNAIMAVAKQLVDAAAVDGHYWEYYQQRNSYYSGKTRVIKQSEPFGSPPIVVSNALAPDLKKALASILLHMHEDPDGRRILAGLMIERFEKPRAEWYAPIRAMVSYLSQNDGTHGDVPQKPEK from the coding sequence ATGCAACACACACAACCGTTTCTTTCCCATTGCCGGCTGCGATTTCTGGTAATGATGGCCATCTGTCTGCTTCCCACATGCTTTCTCTCCTGCAGCAGGGATGCCGATTATAAAAAGGTGGATTTTACCCAGAAAACGGATAACGAAAAAAAAGATTCGACCCCTGTCCGGGAACCCCTTCGGGTAGCTGTGGCAGCCATGATTTCACCGAAAGAGACCTTTATTTATTACCGGGAGATCATCGATTACATCGGCGCCAAACTGAACCGGGAAACACTTCTTGTCCAGAGAAAAACGTATGGAGAGGTAAACGGGCTGCTGGCCAGAAACGGCATCGATCTGGCCTTCATCTGCAGCGGGCCCTATGTGATGGGTTCCGATACAGCCGGTTTTTCGGCCATCGCTACCCCTGTCATCCATGGCAAACCCATGTATCAATCCTACCTTATCGTCCACAAGGACAGTCCATATCAGACGATCGAAGATCTGAAGGGCAAAACCTTCGCCTTCACGGACCCCGATTCCAATTCCGGAAGCCTGGTTCCAAGATACTGGCTCAAGCAACTGGGGACCCGACCCGAGGATTTCTTTCATTCCATCACCTATACCTACAGCCATGACAATGCCATCATGGCTGTAGCCAAACAACTGGTGGATGCTGCAGCCGTCGATGGACATTACTGGGAATACTATCAGCAGCGCAATTCCTATTATTCCGGCAAAACGCGTGTAATCAAACAATCCGAGCCTTTCGGCAGCCCGCCGATCGTCGTATCGAATGCCTTGGCACCCGATCTGAAAAAGGCACTGGCTTCCATTCTGCTGCACATGCACGAGGATCCCGATGGAAGACGCATTCTGGCCGGATTGATGATCGAGCGCTTCGAAAAGCCCCGGGCTGAGTGGTATGCGCCCATCCGTGCGATGGTGAGCTACCTTTCCCAAAACGATGGAACCCACGGCGATGTACCCCAAAAGCCTGAAAAATAG
- a CDS encoding sigma 54-interacting transcriptional regulator — MYPKSLKNSLLLVVALFVILPGIAISQLVAHHYSTGLMELAAARAENIAHNLALESTDKILTNELVALQKLCDDQIAGDAFIAYIFIVRNGKVLVHTFADGIPRQLIQANASDTESLPHVTRIVSEKGDRFIDIAYPIFDGKAGTLRMGFSETPYRRKVHELWSRISFISFIILCLTLALSQWVIGRLLKPLGLLTQYAEQIDLDHTDTQIALKGGQEVISLTSAFNAMLIRLRNNTKRLREYTRALEQKNMELQRAHKQLATSFSISQKIAALSGLEQIGAFLIQTLKEVMLSQRIHLLVFDAPAQSVHILTTEGRIERDETCHAILFELFDRCKEPKCVAQSEVASCRIPDLAQEADQVAIFPIRNHDMLIGGLLVVCDETCSPIKQDMRVALMILSQAAGALQRACIHEDQLRALRQRLDLDAGLGEIVGKDPKMQTLFRLIEDVAPTDATVLIQGESGTGKELVARAIHNRSHRANKPFVVINCSAYPTTLLESELFGHEKGAFTGATRRKIGRFEQADGGTVFLDEISEIEPMSQTRLLRVLQQQTIDRLGGDQPIKVDVRILAATNRDLMQEVRQGRFREDLFYRLNVVPIRIPPLRERSRDIHLLARHFLNRFAKEQGKTIHGFRSEVLRSLMDYTWPGNVRELENTIEHAVVLAKGNMIELNDLPTSLVEPQPSVACHPSTIAEIETRTILNVLDEVNWNKTEAARKLGISRSTLYEKMKKRNIKNSSSGSSGDLA, encoded by the coding sequence ATGTACCCCAAAAGCCTGAAAAATAGCCTTCTGCTGGTTGTGGCCCTCTTTGTCATTCTGCCGGGTATCGCCATCTCTCAGCTTGTCGCTCACCATTACAGCACTGGCTTGATGGAACTGGCCGCCGCCCGCGCGGAAAACATCGCCCACAATCTGGCTCTCGAATCTACCGACAAAATTTTAACGAACGAACTGGTGGCCCTGCAAAAGCTCTGCGACGACCAGATCGCAGGGGACGCTTTCATCGCCTATATTTTCATCGTTCGCAACGGAAAGGTCCTGGTCCACACGTTTGCAGACGGAATCCCCCGGCAACTGATTCAGGCCAACGCCAGCGACACCGAAAGCCTGCCGCATGTCACCAGGATCGTCTCCGAAAAAGGCGATCGCTTCATCGATATCGCTTATCCCATCTTTGATGGAAAGGCCGGGACATTGCGAATGGGGTTTTCCGAAACACCTTACCGGCGGAAGGTTCATGAGCTTTGGAGCCGCATCAGTTTCATTTCGTTCATCATTCTCTGCCTGACCCTTGCCCTGAGCCAGTGGGTGATCGGCCGTTTGCTGAAACCGCTGGGCCTCTTGACCCAATATGCGGAGCAGATCGATCTGGACCATACAGACACCCAGATCGCACTCAAGGGCGGACAGGAAGTGATTTCGCTGACCAGCGCCTTTAATGCCATGCTGATACGGCTTCGGAACAATACGAAGCGACTCCGGGAATACACGCGCGCCCTCGAGCAAAAAAATATGGAACTGCAGCGGGCGCACAAACAGTTGGCCACATCTTTTTCGATCTCCCAAAAAATAGCGGCGCTCTCCGGACTGGAACAGATCGGCGCTTTCCTGATCCAGACATTGAAGGAAGTGATGCTCAGTCAACGCATTCATCTTCTGGTTTTCGATGCGCCTGCCCAATCCGTTCATATACTCACCACCGAAGGAAGGATCGAACGGGATGAAACATGCCATGCCATCCTGTTCGAGTTGTTCGACCGCTGCAAAGAACCCAAATGTGTCGCTCAATCCGAGGTTGCCTCCTGCCGGATTCCGGACCTGGCCCAAGAGGCCGATCAGGTGGCGATCTTTCCGATTCGAAACCACGACATGCTGATCGGCGGATTGTTGGTCGTCTGCGATGAGACCTGTTCTCCGATCAAACAGGATATGCGCGTCGCACTGATGATCCTCAGCCAAGCGGCCGGTGCGCTTCAGCGCGCCTGTATCCATGAAGATCAGTTGCGGGCGCTTCGCCAGCGACTCGATCTGGATGCCGGACTGGGAGAGATTGTGGGTAAAGACCCCAAGATGCAGACGCTGTTTCGATTGATCGAGGATGTGGCGCCGACCGATGCCACCGTTTTGATTCAGGGCGAAAGCGGAACGGGAAAGGAGCTTGTCGCCCGGGCCATCCACAACCGAAGCCACCGGGCGAATAAACCCTTTGTGGTGATTAATTGTTCGGCATATCCCACGACGCTTCTGGAAAGTGAGCTTTTTGGTCATGAAAAAGGGGCTTTCACCGGCGCCACGCGTCGGAAAATCGGCCGCTTTGAGCAGGCCGACGGCGGAACCGTCTTCCTGGATGAAATCAGCGAAATCGAGCCCATGTCCCAAACCCGCCTGTTGCGTGTCCTGCAGCAGCAAACCATCGATCGGCTTGGCGGTGATCAGCCCATCAAAGTCGATGTGCGGATACTTGCGGCAACCAATCGAGATCTAATGCAAGAAGTACGCCAAGGCAGGTTTCGGGAAGACTTGTTCTATCGCCTGAATGTCGTTCCGATTCGGATCCCGCCGCTTCGGGAAAGATCGAGAGATATACATCTGCTGGCCCGCCATTTTCTGAACCGATTCGCGAAAGAGCAGGGCAAAACAATCCATGGTTTTCGGAGCGAGGTCTTGCGAAGTCTCATGGACTATACGTGGCCGGGCAATGTTCGAGAACTGGAAAACACCATCGAACATGCGGTCGTTCTGGCAAAAGGAAACATGATTGAACTGAACGATCTGCCCACATCACTGGTGGAACCGCAACCATCCGTTGCATGCCACCCTTCCACCATCGCCGAAATTGAAACCAGGACCATTCTGAATGTTCTGGACGAGGTGAACTGGAACAAGACCGAAGCGGCCAGAAAGCTCGGTATCAGCCGCAGCACCCTGTATGAAAAAATGAAAAAGCGCAACATCAAGAACTCTTCGTCCGGATCGTCCGGCGATCTTGCGTGA
- the dsrO gene encoding sulfate reduction electron transfer complex DsrMKJOP subunit DsrO, with protein MSNSENAVSRRQFLGKVGISAAALGVTTLLIQGDRSAEGKQTGVKKYAMVIDTNRCTCCHGCTIACLSENNVPDGYYRCWVKKIAKGRYPNVSFHFLPRLCNHCEDAPCLNLCPTGATYRTQEDGVVHVNREVCVGCHVCIDACPYGARFFNPITHTADKCDFCYHRITQGMEPACVTACTGKARIFGDLNDPTSQIAKYLNDHSTQSLRTDLDTHPKVHYVMADEAILNADYSALTKKEER; from the coding sequence ATGTCAAATTCTGAAAACGCTGTCAGCCGGCGCCAGTTTCTGGGGAAGGTCGGCATCAGTGCAGCAGCCCTGGGCGTTACGACGTTACTCATTCAGGGCGATCGATCGGCGGAAGGCAAGCAAACGGGTGTGAAAAAATACGCCATGGTGATCGACACCAACCGGTGCACCTGCTGCCACGGATGCACTATCGCCTGCCTGAGTGAAAACAATGTCCCGGACGGATATTACCGTTGCTGGGTCAAAAAAATCGCCAAAGGTCGATACCCCAATGTCAGTTTTCATTTTCTCCCCCGATTGTGCAACCATTGTGAAGATGCCCCCTGCCTGAACCTCTGCCCAACGGGAGCCACGTATCGTACCCAGGAGGATGGCGTCGTTCACGTCAACCGGGAAGTCTGCGTCGGATGCCACGTTTGCATCGATGCCTGCCCCTACGGGGCGCGGTTTTTCAACCCCATCACCCATACGGCCGACAAATGCGATTTTTGCTATCACCGCATCACGCAGGGCATGGAGCCTGCCTGTGTAACAGCCTGTACGGGAAAGGCGCGGATATTTGGTGATCTGAACGATCCGACGAGCCAGATCGCAAAATACCTCAACGATCATTCGACACAGTCCCTTCGAACCGATCTGGATACCCACCCCAAGGTCCATTATGTCATGGCCGATGAAGCCATCCTGAATGCCGATTATTCCGCGCTCACCAAAAAGGAGGAACGATGA
- the nrfD gene encoding NrfD/PsrC family molybdoenzyme membrane anchor subunit, whose amino-acid sequence MNEVIQHIHWINHGVALGYLIACYLFFFSLAEGTHIVSHLSWLYYRQDNYRPLEKVGSFLPFIILCLVSLFLVADLGHPERAMTMAYHWNWTAPVAYGFYVVLLCIISYAFHAYYLFLPEMIVKARTGKGLAGLYRLLAGKLETGNTDDIRGRHHAKERFWANASVTMSIVGLIYLGFMLSSFKGRVAWNSAVMIFIFISQGLSTGAAFLILFSQIKNIIGSPSATDVAEQETYLSGLARFLKYALLVQAIVWGVYLLQLHFVGQGGKAIIYLLLSGPRSSQFWMLQIAVGLVIPFVLTFAKAGRSSGGIRFIAAAAAILGAFFGIVNLFIGGQMLPMTSHQWEKVPPDPEKITFAVIITALILVIFLVSYKILPYENIQSEEV is encoded by the coding sequence ATGAACGAAGTGATTCAGCATATCCATTGGATCAATCACGGGGTCGCACTCGGATACCTCATCGCGTGCTACCTGTTTTTCTTCTCCCTGGCGGAAGGGACGCACATCGTCTCCCACCTTTCCTGGCTGTATTACCGGCAGGACAATTACCGCCCTCTGGAAAAAGTCGGATCGTTTCTGCCATTCATCATTCTGTGCCTGGTATCGCTGTTTCTGGTCGCCGATCTTGGCCATCCGGAACGGGCAATGACCATGGCCTACCACTGGAACTGGACAGCCCCGGTCGCCTACGGCTTCTATGTCGTTCTGTTGTGCATCATTTCCTATGCCTTTCATGCCTACTATCTGTTTCTTCCGGAAATGATCGTCAAGGCCCGCACCGGAAAGGGACTTGCCGGCTTATACCGATTGCTTGCCGGAAAGCTCGAAACGGGAAACACGGATGATATCCGGGGGCGGCATCATGCCAAAGAGCGCTTCTGGGCGAACGCCAGTGTGACCATGTCCATCGTCGGCCTGATTTATCTGGGGTTCATGCTCAGTTCCTTCAAGGGACGGGTCGCCTGGAACTCGGCGGTCATGATCTTCATCTTCATCAGTCAGGGCCTTTCTACCGGGGCGGCCTTCCTGATTCTCTTCTCCCAGATCAAGAATATCATCGGCAGTCCTTCTGCAACCGATGTAGCCGAGCAGGAAACGTATCTGAGCGGGTTGGCCAGATTTCTGAAATATGCCCTTCTGGTTCAGGCCATCGTATGGGGCGTCTACCTGTTGCAGCTACATTTCGTCGGCCAGGGCGGCAAGGCCATCATCTATCTGTTGCTCTCCGGGCCAAGGTCCTCACAATTCTGGATGCTGCAGATCGCCGTCGGGTTGGTCATTCCCTTTGTGCTGACGTTTGCCAAAGCAGGCCGTTCGTCTGGCGGCATTCGATTCATCGCGGCAGCCGCAGCCATCCTGGGAGCGTTTTTCGGCATCGTCAATCTGTTTATCGGTGGTCAGATGCTGCCCATGACCAGCCATCAGTGGGAGAAGGTCCCACCCGATCCTGAAAAGATCACTTTTGCGGTCATCATCACCGCTCTGATTCTGGTCATCTTTCTGGTCAGCTACAAAATACTGCCCTATGAAAATATCCAAAGCGAGGAGGTCTGA